The sequence TATTTAGTGTTAATTTAAGATTTATGTCcatgtatgtgtttattaaGGGAGATTTCCCTTCACCTGGCTCCAagatccacctgctcacctgtttcctATTCCCTAGACCAGACCAGGCACGCCTCCCGACACACCTGTTCCCATTTTCCTCATCAGCTCCCCTGCATGTATACCAGCATGGTTTctgcaaacaagcaaaaaaaagaacactttttTTCAAATGTGGTTTTCATGACACTCTTCAATTTTCAGATTAAAGTCTCAAAGGACACTGCTTAAATGTCAACTCTTAGACTGAACAGAATTGTCCttgaaaaagtctcatttttaaaatttcattcaAATGTTCCCCATGGAATCTGAGTTTGTAAAGTCCTCCCCTGCTTAAAAATTTATATATGCTTAAAACATAATCTGGTCTTGTACACAGGATGGAATATTgtcaatgatgtttttttttcctgatgaaaACCAGACGTAGCTCGCTGAGCCTCTAAGATTGCAAGAGACCTTCAGTACCTGGCAATAATCACCTATAAACTCCCCAATGATATGGTGAATACATAACTCATTAGATGAATATGTGGCTTGTTGTACCTTTTTAAGTCGTTTTATACaaaatatttcagttattttatgAGAAATAAAAGTGATTTACACAGCTGTAGAAAAAACCCCCAGTAATGTTTCTTATCCTGTAGGTGTCGCCAGTCTTTTATAAACATAAAGCCCGCGGTGACTGACCTTTAACAATGATCAGTGTCACTGATACTGATTATTACTGTCTGTGACCCCACGGTtcttggaaacagaaaaaaaatatgcagcACTTAAATACTGTCAAGCACTTCACCTGTGGCTCATCTGTTCTGAAGACAGAATATtacgttttttgttttatttactgattaaatatttttaaaaaatgaaaaaatcgATTTTTAAGTCTTATATTTTGCTCGTTTATCTTTGTAttgaaaagataaaaatcaaataacactttctttctcatttttcatttgtttctaaaaagaaacaaaaaaattcaaaatccacataaaacgtttttaaaagtttgatttgtctctttttttcacaaaaacaacattaattAATGTTCAattataaataacaaaacacacacgcacacacacacacacacaccaccaccatcaacaACTTTCCTTTCACGGAACTGCATGTAATAGTGCTCAGGTTTTATTCATCCTCTCTGCAGGACTTTTGCTCAACTTTAAGGTCAAGTGCGTTGCTGCATACAAGGAATTTGGCTCCGGATCATCTCACAGTGCAGACACATACAGatggacacaaaaacagcaattcACAGGCAGCAGCTGGACAATAAACCATAGACAGTCGAGGACAGATTATTACTCTGTCTAGTGGTCAATGACACGGTGAGGAATGAGAAATATtataataaatcttttttttttaaattcaatcaAAATTGACTCAgactttgacaaaaaaaaatcttaacaacGTCCCGTTGTTAAgatttcctgtttatttatttatttaatttatttaattaacttatttattcattcattcattcattcattcattcactgaatACAATAAACACGGTGTGATCCTCTCTAAATGCCATAGTCATGATGTGGGCATTCTGACGAAGCTGATGGATTTAATGGCGTCAGACGCACAGCTACAAATAAAAAGGGATGAGAGGGCTGTGAGAGAACCATCCTCACGACAGAGCTGCCGCCTGCAACAGCAGACACCACATCATGACCATGGTAGGTGGGGACAGCGGGAGGCTGCAGGCGCAGACAAGCCGAGGCTTCTGCCTGCAAACGTGTCTGTGGGCAACATCTGAGGGAGACATCCACACTCCTCAGGGCTCATTTTCACAGAACACGACCCGACTGCATCTCTCAGGAACTGGGACTGGAGATGTGCGGGCTGTTTCTTGATTATTTTTCACAGACAATTTTTAACTTTGCAAAGATGATGGAGCCAATCACACGATTCTGAGGGAACTGgaatttggcaaaaaaaacaaaaaaaaaaaaacaacaaaacaataaaatggttCACTTGTTTTGTTGTAAGCATCTTCACTCAGTATTTTTCAGAGAGGATGGATAACTGGTCTGCTAGTTGTTcttattttcttcatgtttcatGGTTGGATTTCGTTGTATTCCATTATATTCCCAGTTTCTCCCTGTATAACTCTGTATTTCCCTCcgtcctctcctgtctccttccttccctccagATGCTCGTACCTTTCCTGGTGCTGATGTCACTGCGCATGGCTCTTGTTGACGGTGTCGGCGCGCCCGTCCTGACTTACAGGGAAACGGACCCGACCACAGGCAAGCAGGTGGAGTGCGAGCGCTGCCCGCCGGGGACCTACCTGCGCTCGCGCTGCACGTCGACGCTAAAGAGCGAGTGCGCTCCGTGTCCGACGGGCTCGTTCACCGAGCTGTGGAACCACATCGGGAAGTGTCTGCGCTGCGGCGTGTGCGGACAGAACCAGGTGGTGAAGACGGCTTGCACCGCGAACAGCGACTGCCAGTGCGAGTGTAAACGGGGATTCTACTACAAGAGGAAGTACGACCTCTGCGTCCGCCACAGCGAGTGTCCGTCAGGACAAGGATTGCTGACCGCAGGTAGGCTGCTGCTCCCGGGGTGTCGAGTCCAGAGCGGGCGGCAGCGATGGAAGTCAGAGCCGTCAGAGCAGGTTAACAACAATCAGAGCTTTTCATGTAGGAGAGATCAGGATTAGCACAGAGTCAGGGATCACGGAGCATGGGTTAGTACCGGTATTGTTTCTGTAGGTCCTTATGTCTGTggccaaaaagaaagaacagatcAGTAACTTCAAATTTTTCCAAAATTTGACAGATGATTATTCCTGATGATCCCGGACTGACGGAATGCTGCTGAGTGATGCTGCTGcaaatggcacacacacacacacacacacacacacacacacacacacacacacacacacacattcaaaatttaatttaagaGATGAGTCAGATCCAATACCCACAATGCCTCGCGGGACTCTGGATGAACTCAGCATATTTCCTTCATTGTATTTTCTGCACTATTTAATTGGGACATTAATCTTAACTCATATCAGCCCGTGAGCTCTACCAGTACATTTGGTTCCAGCAGCTGAACTAAcactgttaccatggagacagCCTCGTGATGTTCCTGTCTTCGGCAGCTCTAATTCACTGAAAGTCCCGTTTTGAAACTTGAGGAGACAGAAGTTTTGTTTGccattgtttctgttgttgtgttcagaGAACCATAGAGACGAGGTGAGGTGAACAGCATCAGAACAAATAGCTGTTACCACTCTTCATTAAAGAAGGATGTCATGGCTCTGGAAGACTGAATGAGGGGAATGGGTTTTAACATGGCTTAGACTGTAGTTTACTGCCCCGCAGAGGCAAACGGTGTTAActacatttacagtgttttagcacacagcaacaaaaatcTGAATTATGCACCCTGAGGAGTCCACTTCTGCACCAGCACGACACCAGCGAGCACATGACTGGCACTAACTTTGAGTCACTTCTCTCACGTTGCAGGACAGTAATTCACACCATGTCGCCGATGTTCTGGGAGCTTTGGTTGTACTGACGATCAAAGTTTGATTCTTCTTGGACAGACGTTTCGTGGTCTGTGTTACTAACCAGGACAACACGGTGGTTCTCGTCCGTCAGcttaaacaaatgtgtgtgtgtctcctctaGGTACGGCAGATGAGGACACAGTCTGCCACATATGTCCCAATGGCACCTTCTCTGACACCGTCTCTGCTCACCACAACTGCACAGAGCACCAGAGCTGCTATGCCGTagggctgcagctgctgctgaggggCTCCACCTGGCACAACAGCGTGTGCATGGCAGATGATGGGCTCGCGTCCAGAGGTAAGATCACTGCTCATTCtggggaaaaaggaaaggaggaagaggcagagtcATCTACATCTGTGGTTCGCTTTGTTTCTGCTTATGTCatttattaaaagaaataaactttCTTTCATGAACAAAGAAACATTTATATTTGCTAAAGttgaaagagatttttttttttttttgctggattTAATCTGACACGTGCTCGTCATGTGTCGGGATATTTAGTCTACATTAGCAACTGAACTCAGTAAGTGAATTACTGCATTTCCACATGTGCTGATCGTGTGGTAAACCTGCGGTAAACCTGCAGAAATGGGGTCAGTGAACTGTTGCTGGAACAGTTACACTTTCATTTCTCAGCCCTGGTCATTTGACTGGAAATACCCAGCACATTCACCTGGCTTTGATTCATCAGCAGGgaaggttttattttcagttgcTACTATCTCCCGATCAGCCcagtgtctttttctgtttcattattaCCTGCTCACTGATGGTCTTCCTCCTTTCACGCAGATGGAGCCATCTACCTCAAAGAAATCCTCCCGGCTTTCTTCCTCCACCAGAAAACGTCCATCAGGCGGCTGCGTCGGATTGTGCACAACCTCCCCTCTGAGGACGGCAAAAAACAGGGAGGAACTTCACAACTTAACCTTTCAGAACTTAATGTGCGGCTCAACGCTTGGGTCGCTTCTGCTACCCCAAAACAAATTCGGGAGTTTCCTGCCATACTGATGAAAATAGGAGCAAACGGCGCCGGTGAGAGACTACGGAACAAGCTGCAGAGAATCGACAGCAAACTGATGGAGCTGAGTGCTTTGGGGAACGAGGTGCATTCAGTTTTAATGCCAGAATAAGACGAGATAGAAAACAGTGTTCATTTCAAAAAACGGAACTTCTGAATCTTCAAAGTTCAAACATTGCTATTCAAGATGTTCCGTCAAAACAGGCTTTAGAACTTTTTAGATTAGTTAAAGGAGAGCACCAGTCACTCAGAGGTTAAGTTCATTTACTATCTGCATCTACCTAATTAGCACCCCTCCCATTTCAGAGAAttccagtgttttgttgttttttccccataaaATAGACCAAACAGTCCAAACCTTATGGTGTCACCAAGCTGGAAATGACCTGATGTCCTGtgtcatgaaaaaaataaataaatggatgtTATAAGCAACTATGCAGGGCAACATGCTTTGGAGGACGCTTCATTTCAGGTCAGGTGATCGACAGGAACAGGATCTAATTATTtaaggagaaacagaaaaaagtgtgTTCACTCTCCAAAGAATTGTAGTATTTGTACTCAGAAGTACATTCCTCATTCCACAACATATCTTTATGTTGTGCATACGTACTAACATGAGGAAGTAACGTACTCCAAAGTAcaaaactgctttaaaaaaacacaggtacTACCcttaaaaacatacaaagtgTTGGTCTACGCTATATCTACCTCTTCCTACGGCTACAGTTAAACACAGACACGGCACCGGTCCTGCTAATTCCAAAGGTTTCTGTGTGACAGCACAATATGTGAACTgagattttaatttattttgctaTTTATATGAATAAGGTCATTGTATGCACGTGGAGCTGGGGCAGCTTTGAACGCTTTGACcctcaaataaaaatgaacacaaatatgTTCAAtcatggctgtttttttttctctctctctctgatttatGAGTTTTATCATAACACAACATTAGGCTGAAACAACCAGGACACAACaaagcacaacaaacacagaagcaaatGAAGTCAAAAGGTCTTACACTTTTGGAAAAGGCAGAATTGTTTGTGATCCAGAAAAGATTCCTTTTGAATGATAGAGGACATTTCTGATAAGAGAGTTTTGTCTAGTAACAGTTAAGCATGCGACAGTGGACTACTGTGACGTCCACTGTGTTAAATCTGTTACCTTTTTTAGTCATGAATTCCAGGTATTAGACCATTGACCATCAGAGgacaactttgtttttgttttaaccaGATGTTTGAGCATGAATGATAGGGATAAAGATCTTTGGAATCTGTCCTCAACGGAGCAAGAAGAACAGACCCAGcaacatctttgtgttttctgtttaacgttttcagtttcagctgtgGAGCTGAAGGCTccattacaaaaagaaaaaacgagCCAAGACAGAGCCAAATTCAGGAAATGCCTCTTCCAAGAACGGCAGACTGACAAGTGGAAGGTTGCACTGCATGATACTGCACCCGCCACGCAGTTTATCAGGAACAtatacacctgcttattcatgccaTGATTGTGGGTGTCCACCTGCTGGCTCTGGGtctgaagctgctgatctcctgggattttcacacacgaCAGTCTCCAGAGTTTGAAAACCATCCAGCGACACCTGGCCGacgagagaggtcagaggtcagactgctCGGAGCCGACAGCAGGGCTACAGTAGCTCAGAGAACCACTCTTTACACCTGTGGGgaacagaaaagcatctcagaatgaacaGCACGTCCAACcctgaggtggatggactacaacagcagagaccacatcaggATCTggagtcctgctgctgctggtggtggtgagaTGGTGTGGGGGATGTTTTcctggttcactttgggccttgataccaatcaatcatggtttgaatgccgcagtctgtctgagtattgttgctgaccatgttcatcccttcatggccacagctCATCGTCTTCTGATGGCTGcttcagcaggataatgctccatatcacaaaatgttttcatcaacATGGGGCAGGCTTCCAACATCCCATGGAATCCATGCcacgaagaactgaggctgtgtgagagcagagggaggaaccACCCAGTACTAATGTGGTGTTGGTAATGTAGTGTGAGTGTAGTGTCAGTCTCTTGTCTCTGTCCACTGAACTTCCTCcttttagctaaaaaaaaaaaaaacaagccggTGACCCTGCAGTGACATTCAGCATGAATGTCACTTCTTGTTTCGTCCAGCACTGAGCGACCTACAGTTGGCTTCCTTAGTTACAGTTACAGCTTCCTTAACGAACTCCCATAAAGATTTACGGTGGTTtactaacaataacaataacaataacaataacaataacaataacaataacaactgagacagaaacagaaacgaGGTGAAGAGGTGTCACTTTGACACTTTGACTTTTAGCGGTGGAAGATTCTGTCAATGTCATGAAATATTCTAATATAACATAATAATGTAGAatcatattttccaaaatataGTTTAAAGAATTTTCTAGAAATTAGAATcttgaaacaaaataaaacaaggaaCATAGAAGTAAATAATATAAGTCTAAGACTTTCAGTAGATTTTTCAGAGCTAACAAGCAACAAGTCTGAATAGTGCATTGCATCATTGTCCCACTCATGTCCCAGACATGAGACAGGTCTTTAAACGTGGACAGACCAAAGCAACAATTTGAGCGAGCTGTATTAACCAGGGGAGGATTTTGTGTGTAGTAAAACATCTCAATAATTCTGCTTCATGGTAGGAAATGTTTTACAGCTCAGCGTTGGATATATAACACAAGCTACATGTGTCATACACGGGTTATGTGACATGTCATACTGTACTTTGATTACTTGTGgttgtgtttacattcttcCAGTTAGTTTGTTATACAGAGACAGTGGGAGGGTCCGTGATGTCTCTCCCCCATTCCTGTTCAGACATGAAGGGAGTTGTTTTTCCTGATactgtgagagagagcagtgtTTGCACAGGAGATAACTTCGCTGGACCGCCGAGCTTTCTCTATCATATCGTGATGTTGTCTTCGTCATCACTTCGGTCAGAAACTTGTAGGGAAAAACATTAGCATTACAAttagctgaccaatcacagctgtTACAGTCTCCATGTGCCACGTCGGTAGATGTAAGAGCCCCAAAGTGTAGTAAGCAATAGCTAGTGCACCAGACGCCTCTGCTTTGTCATTAACCCCAAAGGTCAAAGTGTAAATGTGATTTTAGATGAGGAAAGATCCTGTTTCTGAAGAGACCACAGGAGTCCAAGGAAGTCACATGATTTAGTTACAGAGCAACCAAGTCTGCGGGAGGGGGAAGCCGAGGTGGACGGTCAACAAAACATCAGATGGGAGAttcatgtttgtttcctgtttttaacCGACGGTCAGCGCTGGTTTCCCTGACCTTGATTCCCGTGATTCGGGTTGTCACCATAGCTGCGTAGGTCCCCTAACTTTAACACAGGAGTCATTTTAAGCCAAACCACAGTGTTTcccaagcctttttttttttttaattaccttattgatccctcctggggaaattactctggggcagagggctgccaACTAAGGCGTCCTCTCCAccaccttcaccaccaccagttttttgcgcttggtcaagggatcgaacccacaaccctccgatctcaggccggtccaaagtccaaagccgcactcttaacttgctgcccCCTAACATTACCCCCTCATATTACCCCCTCACATTACCCCCTAACATTACCCCCTCACATTACCCCCTCACATTACCAAATCTTAATCATAGTTAGATGATAAAATAATTTTCAGCATTGATTTCCAATGGTTTTTAGAGGCAAACAATGTTTTCCTGTCGATACTGGCCATGAGATCAGAAAGCGCTTCTATGTGTTGCTCTAGAggacatgtgcaaacacactctGTTGTTTAACTcagctgagagtgtgtgtgttttacctggcATTCAGACCAAAAACCGCGGATCATGTTGTTAAGACGCTTGTGCAAAGGCTTTATGAAAATAAAGACGCCATGtaccaaaaacaacaatgttCCTGGTCTGATTCCAGACAGGATCATCTGTTGCAAGTCACCTCATACGTTTTCACCTTCTccctcagtttttttctttctttcgcttctgaagaacagaaaaagcaaCACTTCATTGTTGTGGGTGAGTGACTGAAGGTGAATAAGATCCAGGTAGGTGGTAAAACCACAGAGAGTATGTGTCAGTGCTCTGAtttcattgaaatgaatgagcagattgactgctttttttttcaagtgttaAGACATGTTTTGTCTCTATCTATTAAATCgagctgaatgaaaaataataaaataatctagGATCAATAATGTTTATCTAAAATGTCCTAATATTATCTTAATTATCTTATATATTATACACTattacaaactttattaaagtCAGATAGTGTTTCAAGTGCTTTCCTTATGGCAGATTATTTACATGATGCAGGCGTATTTCTGTAGACATTACACCTTGAAGGGGaattttttgtgtgttactgtaagATGAAGAGGACAATCAGACAGATGCTGATTATTCATTCAATGACGAATGTTCACTGTTATCGCACACACTGAGACATAAACACATCAAAGTCCCCATAACAATGAGAAAGAAAACCTGAAGTTATACAActcaaacatgaaaacattatttcctAGCATCTTGAAACTGAAACGTACAGTTAACTTTTAACAGCCTCACTGTACCCGGTAATCTCTACCActtctttaaatgtttttgaaataaaGGCTTAAAGGGTCAAAGCCGTGAGCGTGTAGGAGGGAGGCGTTGGTATGTTTCTTATTTCAGCGAAGACCTTTAGTGTCACTTGATGCTATGAATGGCATTTTAACAAACGTTTCAACCCACGttctgaagaaaagaaaagaaacacttcATCAGCGTGTGAAGCAAATAGGTCAAGAACCATCTGTCCTGTTCTTTTCTGTTATCCTCTGAAGCAACTGTGACATGTGACACATCAGTTCCTCACATCGTCCTCTGTCCAGGAGCCAAAGGTCATTTTACTGTAGCTGTAGTTTTTTCAGTATTCTGAACCACGTTCAATAGTACAGGAGGAATGCATTAAGGAGACAGACGACATGCCCATCTTTGAGAGTTCACACTGTTCCACTCAGGGGTTACCaaaaggcattctgggaaacagGAAACCTCAGCTTGCAGCATTGCAGACCTACGCAGATCGGGTTGGAGGACTCTGGGTTGCCTAAGAAACTCCCGGAATTcaaacagtttcacagagtGATGATTTTgtaaaacatttctattttacagtaacacacaggTGGGCCGTGCAGTGCAGCGTGCAGTGACCCGCCTTTATCTTTCTTCTTTCTATAAAACTACTGAAACATGATCATTTTTACTGTCTGAGATATCCTCACTGCACACGCAGAttattaaacatatttacagaaaattcttttttttgtatttaattagAGACAGaagcttttcttttccagagCAGTTTGTAAAGACAGAGACTGCTTTAATTATACTGAGGTTAAACCAATGGGATGAACAAGGCAGAgtgaatgactgaatgagtgATGCCTTGTCAGCACCCTATGAATTCTGATATGACGTGTTCATGAGTGTACAGGTCAGAAAttgacagaaacaacaacaaaactaacaaaaaaaaaaaacccccacaggTGCTGGTCACACAGAAACTCAGATAAAAGATAACAACAACGATGACCAAGTCCCCTGATGGGGGAGTTTGGTTTATCATGTTGAAACTGAGGGATCCAGAGCTTTTCTCTTATGTTATGACTTGGACAAGCTCAGTgaaaactgaacaaacacagcagctgcccTGAGAGGAGGGCGACTGACGTGAGGAGGAATCCACCTGAAACTGGTACGGcagctttacacacacaaaacgtgTCTAATAAACTGGTCATTACTACGTCTTGCTCATTTCCAGTGATAATTACACCACTCATTTGTAAAATGCCAGTCAGTGTGTGGCAAAGATATGATGTAACAGTGGTTGGTTTCACAATGACAGAGTTTCCAGCTAAACACTGAGGAAGACACAGAAGATTTCAGGGTCTTAACTTCATGAGGAGGGACTGACTCACCTGTGTGATCTTATTAACCTTTCACAGACAAACCACATGGAGTTAACTGGTGTTTTAATAGTAAGTGTGGGTGTCACTAACACAACAGTTCCCTTAGGTCATTTTGTGTGTAATCACTACACACGCCAAGTCATTTCTGTACTGGCTAACCCCaacgcaaaaacacacactagtAAATAAGACACGAAAGGTTTAAAATGTGTGGAAATGACTTTGGAAGTGGTGTGCTATTTAAACACACCACTTGAGATGACGTTTGCCAAAGCTGAGGTTCATTTAAAGTACGATTTACAAATGAAGAAAGAATTCTGACAGTGGAGTGAGATGAATTTCaacagttttaaataaaaaaaaaccaccttGATACTGGAATCACTTTATTGGAACTGCTCTTATTTCAAGATACTGACACTTAATTCACTCCTCCGGCTTTTTTGCTTGTTGGAAGAAAAGTAATTAAGCCTTGATGGTTGTCCCCTTCACTTTTATTGTTTCAGCTTGAGAATTAATTATTTTCGTGAGTGGGTGAAGACCGTCCGAGCTGCAACCCTCTGTCCCTCCCAGGCTGGGTTACACAGCATGTCTGGGCTAAATATTCCTTTAgcttttaatttaaagtttcATTAAACTGTGGTTTCACAACaaactgtggtttgttttagtttttgtttctgtgtctgatgaGTGGCTGGAAAATATTTAGAGACGCGTCTCTTCACCATCTGTCACGCCCTTGAGTGGGTGCACTTGAAATACGGCCAAATTTGAAATTTCCTTCATACAGAACCTGTTGGACATTGTTGAGGTGATTCTGAAATTATATCCATTATACCCCCGACTTCCCCTGAGCTTTGGGATTTAACACAGGTGGTACACACATCAGtccaaagaaataaaaatgatcagtGATATGCAGCAGTAGGGTCTCCGTACCTTTACATGTTATTGTAAGGTTGCTAAAGTAAACAAAGGTTTCCCAGTAACACCCTGtctcacactcatacacatcCATCCAGTGCAAATCAATATGGAAACTCCACTTAGGTGTTTAGTAACTGCCTTActcaatcatcatcatcatcatcatccctgcccattttttttttaatccaaactaTGAATAGCCATAGCTTGAAATGTTGTAACCTGCTAAAACCCTGAGCGTACCCTAAAACCTGCCAACAGATTTGTGACCGGTTCAGAGCAGTGGAGCTCTGAACCGCGAGGTTCAGGAGTTCCTCAGAGTCTTCTTCCCACCACCCAGTGGCATTCCTTTGCCCTTCTCCATAGCCTTGGTTACTCCAAACAGCTGTTCGAGGAATAAGCACAAACCATAGTCGGAGTTTTCCTCCGAGCAACTTGCGGTCACATAAATACAACCCTCTCATACTTTGAGGAGAACTCAAAAGAGAGAACACAGCGCGACTCAGCCAGGAATCCAGCCCCTACGTTACACCTGTCCGCGGCCTTTCAGGTCCAGGGACAGGTGTAACGGGCCCCACAGCATTTTGCTTGACGAAAATAGCTGTGTTCAGTTTTACCAGGATGTTTCAGGGGTGCGGttttacacatatgcacatgcacacaccttttttcccccacccacactcaaagcaaagaaaaacatcagggCACAAACCCAGTGTAGGCTATAATTACACGCCAGTAATGTAAAAGATGAAGGGCGGTGTCTTTCCAGTTCTCTCGCTCACTTTCTCTTAGCATTGCTGATGGCCATTATCAAGGGCAGATTCAATGTAAAAAGACAGAGCTGGCAgtagcagctctgcagcagacaCGCCTGAGGTGTggacacacgcatgcacgcgagcacacacacacacaaaacacaggcagTGTCTCCCAGATGCCAGTCTCTTTACCAGCCCACTCACATGACAGCATGCTGCCTGTGTGGTCTGGGACTAGGctcactggccaatcacaacCAAGTTTCAGCCGTCACCCTCCGGAGCACGGCGCTGACGTTAGCCCGAATAAAACCTCGACCCTGAGCACAGGTTTGATTCAGGCAGCTGCTCACATGTTGCCAAAGCTGCATGGACTGGAGAATGATGTTTACCACAGGTTTACCTTCCAGTCTAATTATGTAACTGGTAGGCATTCCTGCCTGTTGCTATCAAActatagaataaaataaaataaaataaaaatcacagacacagtacactgtgtttacatcatCATTAAACCTCATGTGcatatgtaaatatgaagatgtgcttttattttggggTATATGTACattctaaggggtgggtattgtagtatttt is a genomic window of Toxotes jaculatrix isolate fToxJac2 chromosome 13, fToxJac2.pri, whole genome shotgun sequence containing:
- the LOC121192271 gene encoding tumor necrosis factor receptor superfamily member 6B-like isoform X2, giving the protein MTMMLVPFLVLMSLRMALVDGVGAPVLTYRETDPTTGKQVECERCPPGTYLRSRCTSTLKSECAPCPTGSFTELWNHIGKCLRCGVCGQNQVVKTACTANSDCQCECKRGFYYKRKYDLCVRHSECPSGQGLLTAGTADEDTVCHICPNGTFSDTVSAHHNCTEHQSCYAVGLQLLLRGSTWHNSVCMADDGLASRDGAIYLKEILPAFFLHQKTSIRRLRRIVHNLPSEDGKKQGGTSQLNLSELNVRLNAWVASATPKQIREFPAILMKIGANGAGERLRNKLQRIDSKLMELSALGNEVHSVLMPE
- the LOC121192271 gene encoding tumor necrosis factor receptor superfamily member 6B-like isoform X1, with product MDNWSASCSYFLHVSWLDFVVFHYIPSFSLYNSVFPSVLSCLLPSLQMLVPFLVLMSLRMALVDGVGAPVLTYRETDPTTGKQVECERCPPGTYLRSRCTSTLKSECAPCPTGSFTELWNHIGKCLRCGVCGQNQVVKTACTANSDCQCECKRGFYYKRKYDLCVRHSECPSGQGLLTAGTADEDTVCHICPNGTFSDTVSAHHNCTEHQSCYAVGLQLLLRGSTWHNSVCMADDGLASRDGAIYLKEILPAFFLHQKTSIRRLRRIVHNLPSEDGKKQGGTSQLNLSELNVRLNAWVASATPKQIREFPAILMKIGANGAGERLRNKLQRIDSKLMELSALGNEVHSVLMPE
- the LOC121192271 gene encoding tumor necrosis factor receptor superfamily member 6B-like isoform X3, with protein sequence MLVPFLVLMSLRMALVDGVGAPVLTYRETDPTTGKQVECERCPPGTYLRSRCTSTLKSECAPCPTGSFTELWNHIGKCLRCGVCGQNQVVKTACTANSDCQCECKRGFYYKRKYDLCVRHSECPSGQGLLTAGTADEDTVCHICPNGTFSDTVSAHHNCTEHQSCYAVGLQLLLRGSTWHNSVCMADDGLASRDGAIYLKEILPAFFLHQKTSIRRLRRIVHNLPSEDGKKQGGTSQLNLSELNVRLNAWVASATPKQIREFPAILMKIGANGAGERLRNKLQRIDSKLMELSALGNEVHSVLMPE